One stretch of Gemmatimonadota bacterium DNA includes these proteins:
- a CDS encoding DNA-3-methyladenine glycosylase → MTGCHTFGEPLPPEFYARPAELVARELLGAVLVSSLGGQLTAGRIVEAEAYVGPHDAASHAAQHIGRTRRNDSMFGPPGIAYIYRIYGLHWCLNTVTGDVGYPAAVLVRALEPLAGMETMRQRRSLRPDRELASGPARLAEALAISGQLDGHPLQQPPLLITTGQPLPDASISRGPRVGVTRAADWPLRFFVLGSPWVSR, encoded by the coding sequence TTGACCGGGTGCCACACCTTCGGCGAGCCGCTGCCGCCCGAGTTCTACGCCCGGCCGGCGGAGCTCGTCGCCCGCGAGCTGCTGGGCGCCGTCCTCGTGTCCAGCCTGGGCGGCCAGCTTACTGCCGGCCGGATCGTCGAAGCGGAAGCCTATGTCGGCCCGCATGACGCCGCCTCCCATGCCGCCCAGCACATCGGCCGCACGCGCCGCAACGACTCCATGTTCGGCCCGCCCGGCATTGCCTACATCTATCGCATCTATGGCCTCCACTGGTGTCTCAATACCGTGACCGGGGACGTCGGATACCCCGCCGCCGTCCTGGTCCGCGCCCTCGAGCCGCTCGCCGGCATGGAAACCATGCGCCAGCGCCGCTCCCTGCGCCCCGACCGCGAACTGGCCAGCGGCCCCGCCCGCCTCGCCGAGGCCCTCGCCATTAGCGGCCAGCTCGACGGACACCCGCTGCAGCAACCGCCCCTGCTCATCACCACAGGCCAGCCGCTGCCCGACGCCAGCATCAGCCGCGGACCGCGCGTCGGCGTGACCCGCGCCGCCGACTGGCCGCTCCGCTTCTTCGTGCTGGGCAGCCCCTGGGTATCGCGCTAA
- a CDS encoding NAD-dependent epimerase/dehydratase family protein, with the protein MPDLVLITGGAGFIGSHLADALLRRGERVVVVDNLCRRGSEHNLRWLVARHSKRLQVEVVDVRDSRGVQRLIERVGTVYHLAGQHPGPSRLAEPAHDFRVNVEGTRNVLESAGRMGDPPAIVFASTSEVYGELVGRAVAEEGGRYVLGGGQGSVSEDQPLDYSSLHGYAKASAEACLEELARRHKLATCVVRMSCVYGPRQLGNEDQGWLASLACAALAGQPVTLYGDGRDVRDLLYIDDAVEALIRTARAARERPGRTYNLGGGPSQAVSMFELLEWFEQDLGRPIQRVFHPRRPGEPRVYVTDLTRITRELGWWPAVPRELGLPRLVAWLRTGPAGIPHRLADARQPLPA; encoded by the coding sequence ATGCCGGACCTGGTGTTAATAACGGGCGGGGCTGGGTTCATCGGAAGTCATCTCGCGGATGCGCTGCTGCGCCGCGGTGAGCGGGTGGTGGTGGTGGACAATCTTTGCCGGCGTGGTTCCGAGCACAACCTGCGCTGGCTGGTTGCGCGGCACTCCAAGCGGCTGCAAGTCGAGGTGGTGGATGTGCGGGATTCGCGGGGCGTGCAGCGGCTGATCGAGCGGGTGGGGACGGTCTACCACCTGGCGGGTCAGCATCCCGGCCCTTCGCGGCTTGCGGAGCCGGCCCACGACTTCAGGGTGAACGTAGAGGGTACGCGCAACGTCCTGGAGTCGGCGGGGCGGATGGGCGATCCCCCGGCGATTGTGTTTGCCTCCACGAGCGAGGTATACGGCGAGCTGGTGGGCCGGGCCGTGGCGGAGGAGGGGGGCCGGTACGTTCTGGGTGGCGGCCAGGGCAGCGTCTCCGAAGACCAGCCTCTGGACTACTCTTCGCTTCATGGCTATGCCAAGGCCTCGGCGGAGGCATGCCTCGAGGAGCTTGCTCGCCGGCATAAGCTGGCCACCTGCGTGGTCCGCATGAGTTGCGTCTACGGCCCGCGGCAGCTCGGAAACGAGGACCAGGGCTGGCTCGCCTCGCTGGCGTGTGCGGCACTGGCAGGCCAGCCGGTTACGCTCTACGGCGATGGCCGGGACGTTCGTGACCTGCTCTACATTGATGACGCCGTCGAGGCACTGATCCGGACGGCTCGCGCAGCGCGGGAGCGGCCGGGCCGCACGTACAATCTGGGCGGCGGGCCCTCCCAAGCCGTTTCCATGTTCGAGCTGCTCGAGTGGTTTGAGCAGGATTTGGGCCGACCGATTCAGCGGGTATTCCACCCGCGCCGCCCCGGCGAGCCCCGGGTCTACGTTACGGACCTCACGCGTATTACGCGCGAGCTGGGCTGGTGGCCGGCGGTGCCGAGGGAGCTGGGTCTGCCGCGCCTGGTCGCCTGGCTGCGGACGGGCCCGGCGGGGATCCCGCACCGGCTCGCGGACGCTCGCCAGCCGCTTCCCGCCTGA